ctagttagttgcTGACCACAAAACATAGATGCAAAGATGAGCTACACATGATTTTAGGTTAAAAACACAGAACTGGACAGACCTTACAAACTCTACTGACACCAATCAATTTACAGTCAACTACTTTGCTAGTTACAGTCGAACCCActcagtgctctctctctagtgttaatctgacagagaggagaagacatggaagggGTTTTATGTTCTGTAAAAGGACACTGGTGAGGACAGCAATaccctatttttattttattttgtaacctttatttaaccaggcaagtcagttaagaacaaattgtgaTTTGTTCTTAAGTGAAAAATGAAAAGTGATTTGGTGATGACATTTCAGATCCTTATgttctaaaatacattttaccaagaTAAATATGAAGATTTGTGTTCTGAATTGTTCAGTGAGGTCTTTCTCTAACATATGATTAACACTATCTGCAAAAAGTTGGATTTCGTAACTTAATACATCTGATAATTAGCACCGAGCTCTGTTGACATAGCGGTCAGGTTTCTTGTAACAACTTCTGAGGATTTTACATTTTGTGGTCTTCCAAGTTGTTACTGCGggtcaaaaaaacaaaaacatttgcatGACAAACGGAATTAAACGTAATAGGCTAAGAAAATAAAAAGCTTGGTATACGCTCAGTGCTTCGTTGACATTTCACAAGAGATAcgcttgtttttgtgagaaatctTGAAAAAGAGGAATTTCGTATTAAAATGAAAATCATATGCTAAAATATTTAAAAACTGCATGTCGTATCAAAATCGATTTCCATCTTAACTGCAGATTCGAGAAGAAAGATGAGTTCAATGGTAAAGTTAGCCTGTCGGGTAACCAGTAGCCTTTAATCCTTGCCCAGAATCCATGCCCAGCTGACTCGATGCAATTTTCCTGATATTTGAACACTTTTTTCCcctctggcctccattgatttagtcaccctaatTCTGACCCTTGTAGGACAGCAAAAACTCCAATCAATAGCTTTTTAACAGATTGTGATCGAGACATGAGGTTTGGACCAATGGTTTTCTTAAAGGATTATCCACACACAAAATATTATTTAACCCATTGGTCAAAATATGTGTTTTGATTGGACTTCAAGTTGACAAAAGTGGCAATTGTCTAATAGTCAACAGTTTATCATTTTGTCCACAGTAAAGGTGCAGTAAACAGGCAGCAATACAAGAGGCAGCCTAACTGACAACCAGATCAGCAAAAGAGAAAGGAGTGTCTGAATAGTTTAACACCATTTTATCAATACACATCGATCATTGTATCAATGTAGCTAGTGCAGGGTCAGTGTTAAGGGTCACAGAGTATCTGCAACGTGTAGGCAGTCAACAGCCAACTTTACAGCTGTTAACACCAACTATGTACACACACTAACAATGACAGTAACCTGAGGAACATGTCAAACTACCTAGTTCAAGTGTACATTTCGTTGCAAGCAAACAGAACCAGCTAGCAAGCCAGCTATTTGGCTAATCACGACATCTGGCTAGCTAAACAAGTGTCAAAAGGCTTAGTTATGTAAGGTTACCTTCGAAGATAACTTGTTAGCCAGTGAGCTCAACATACATCTTCCTAGCGAAGTTAGAATTTAGACTAGGCAAAACTCTAATGTGCGGCCTGTCCACTAGCAAACAAGTTGGCTACTGTACCTGTAGCTATGTTAGCATTAGCCACTTTACCTTGCTAGCCAACACAGGTGGCCAACCAGCTTGCTTCACTCTGCTTCCTGAAACCATACACCTTGCTTGCAGCTAAGGTAATGAGCTAACCGGCTGGTTTGAGCTATTCAGCTCTTTTTATGGCGAAATTACTTACCATTTTATCAGGCTCACAACGCAAATATTAACTTGGATCTTCGTATATGAATTACTTGATTTTCCTTTTCGTTTTAAACACAGCAAACGTCAACATTCCATGTCTGTTTCAGAATACTACGGCTCGAGCGAGCAACTCATTCAACCAGCTAGCTAGTAGGAGCGATTCCGGTGACAGACGTCAGCTGTTCCCCTCCTCAGTGAACATGCGCATTGCGCATTTTGAGGCAACCGGTAAAGTCAGTTTCGTAACCAAGCCAACCGAGGCGAACTCGCTTGATCTACTAGATCTATTTCAAACACTTTCATAACTAAAACTAAACATGTATGTAGACACAACGCTGTTTCGTTTGAGTTTAGGAGTTGATTATATTACATTTGAAATCTGATTCGTGGTGCTCTAAGATTTttggaggatgggggggggggcatgtgtcTCTAGCACCAGTACAATATGTTCGGATGTTGTTGCCATGACAAGACGGTCGATGTGGTTTCCATGGAAACTGAGTTCTTACGAGGTGATGGCCAAAAAGTGTGCGTTCAGTCAGCAAGATAGAGATTTTTATAGATTTCTACACAATTTAGCATGCCAGTTGTATCATAGGCTCTACAAATAGTTgcttgaaatattacatttaagtTTACTCTGTTGCCTAAAGTGACTGCAACCACAACAGGTAGGTTACAGACAGCTTATGTCACCTAGTGGGGCATATTTTATTGTATATTTATCTGAATTAAAACCTATATTTCTGGATCCAACTAGTCCAACCACTAAATTATTGCTTTTCTAAGTCACTATTCATGTTATGAACACCAGAGGTCAAAACTAATACATTGTAGTCCGCAACATGTAAGGTTTTTAAAAAGGTTTTCattttaataaatatataaatactgCAAAAATAAGACTTGTTGGAACAAACAGAGCATTACAGACAATACAATTCAACagcaaaataaaaatatttcTTACCCATTCAATAATTTTCCCTTCATATCAATATCAGGCATTAACAACCATACCCATTGCTcacaaattaaaaaaaacatatcccATCAGCGCAAATAATAGATATATAAACTTTCACTTATCAAAATATATGCATTTTGCCAATTTGGTAATATACAGATTAAGGATCATTTAAGTTACAGTTATTGTCCAGGTCATAGATTTAACTATGGTCAGTTTCAGTAGCAAGTTGATTGACAGGTGTCCCTGTCAATGGAATGAAAGGAATGTTCATGGTTGTTGTATATCAGCACAGGTAATCCATTATATTGAACAGATACTCAGGTCAATCTCTTCAAAAATGGAAGGCAGTcgggaggaggcaagatcaggtgggaccattctagttAGCCAATGGGAGGGCAGATATGCGTGTGAAAAACAGTcacaactccgatataaagttGCCGGGATGTCGTCTGACATATTTATATCAATACACTTGTAACAACCTAAGCATCAAGAAACATGTATTAGATAAAATAAGCCACATGTAGAAGATAAGCCATTCATTTTTTTGTTAACCAAATTTGACACTCTCATTGACCACCATACAAAAACTCCTCgctggagaagacagattttgggccGTTATTCCTCTcgcttctcttcttcctctctggtATATTGGTCTGTTAGTGTTGCTAGGGTTGGTTGACTTGACCCATGAACAATACAGCACCTGGGAGGGGAAaacaaacatattttatattagaGGACGAACAAGGTAGGAAGTATGTCAAAGTGTCTGAGGGACAAAGAGAATTCCATACAAGATCATACAGTATATGCAGGGACAAAATAGCAGGACTTCCCCTGAACCTACTTGAAAGTGTATGCACTTATATAAAAAGGGCACAGCTTGCTAGACTTGTGGTGATTTGAGACATTGGATAACCAAGGCTAACATGATGTCGTTTTTAacatagatggtggtgtaggcaCATTAGAGGAAACTCACCTGTGGACTTGTGTTGGATGAGGAAAAGGAAGGGCCTGTCCAGGGTGATCTCCTCTATAGCCATACGAGAGAACATAATGGCAGCTGTAAGGGGCAAAGAGAGGAGACAATACAATGAAAACACaactctgtacagtaacatcactTTAACATCAATTAactattgtattatgtattgtattattgtattatGTACATCTAACTATTGTACTATGTACATCCGTATAACAAGCACTGTCAAAACACAACTCTGTAGCCTATGCTATCATCAATTCATCATAAATGTATTGTCTTTATGTACATCTGTAGAAAAGACAAGTCAAAACACTTCTTTATACTATTGGTTAAATCATCAGGAATAAGTATTGGTCTTGTAATGTACCTGTGGCAGCTGATCCCTTGGTTCCCTTCTCGTTCACCTCAATCTTGACTTTCTGCAGAACCTTGGACACACACAGCCTTTCCTCAGCTGGCAGATAAATAAAGAGAGGGGGTTTAGATTAGCTGTCTAAAAAGAATGAGAAGCATGCAGTATTCTGTATTTGCTAAACACACAAACTGATCATACCAAGTCTGTCACTTTCCAAAGTCCATACTTTCATACCACAGAATGTATGCCCAATACATTCCTTCATTCTAAAGTGAAATGCTAGTAGTGTGGATATTGCAACAGAGCcaatcctattccctacatagtgccctacatttgaccagaggcctgggccctggtcaaaggtagtgcactatataaagaaTAGGGTGCCACATCAGACACCAGTTCCTAAGTGATGAATGGTAGGGTACTCACTGGTGATGCGAGTGAAGTCTGCTTTGGCCAGGTTGAACATGTCCCCCAACCCCATGCTGGTCAGTGTAGACTTCAGATCCACCTCAGTGTCCAGGGTAAACTTGGGCAGAGCCAGTTGACGCTTGACGCTCCTCAGCTCCTCTCTCCACTGTTGCAGGCGTCTGGTGGTCAGCTCGCTATTGAGCACGCTCACTGGCCTCTCAGACTCGAAGGGGGTGACCAGCAGCATGCTCAGGGACTCTCCCTCGTACGGAACCTCGATGACATCATAGTCCACTCCGTCGGAGGTCACGAACTCACctgtagaggagaagagaggagaggttggattAGTTTCAGTTTGATTGGTGGAGGTAGTACTTGTAGTCATGTCTGTTTTAAACACTGGCTGCTGGGCTGCGGCGGACTCGTTTGAATCACTTTTGAAGAATGCATGCCTTAAGGACCAAGTCCTAACTAAATGTGTGTAAATAATATCGATGGAAGACACGAAAACTTGAGTTACATTTACAGATCACATGTTAGGATTCTGCCAAAATGAGGTATTCTAAGTTAACTTCTAAAGTATTTAAAAAGAAGAGAGGATGTACTCATGTCAAGGGGATGTAAAAATGTCTCATGGGAAAATTCTACACTTGAAAAACATCCTGAGGTACCCACCGTAGTTGAAGCGGTGTGTGAGCCTCATCATAGGTACGGGCACAGAGCTGCCATTGGCACAATGGAACAGCCTCTCCTCGGTCATCTTGGGGTCAAAGGGTACCTTCCATAACCCCTGGAAGTGCAGAGCGTTCAGTAGGACCATGCGAGTCTCGTCGGTCAGAGCACCGGACGACAGGAATGAAGGGATGGTACctggaacagagagaagagaggaaagagagtgtTAGGGAGGTTTGTTTTGATTATAAATCTGTCTCATCCCACAAAGAATTAGATTTTCTGGAGAAAACAAGCAACttatatcctctctgtctgtcactggtTGTGTTGTATGCATTGTTGTTGCTATATCTACTACAACTTCATCAATTTTAACAAAGTGCACACTTGCAATATGTGGGGATGTGCATGACATTGAAGGTATGAGCCAATACTACACTACTGTATCTCACCTGCGGTGTGGTCAGAGACCCAGGCATTGATGAATTCCAGGGCCTGGTCTGGCCTGGAGAAGTCCAATTGGTGAGGGGAGGCCTGGAAGGCTTTCCCCAGCCCCCTACTGAAGCTTTTCTCCAGAGCCATCTTCTTCTCTACCATGATGCCACTGGCCAGCTCCACTCCCTCCTCACTGGAGAGGTTCTGCTGTAGCAGACGCTGCTGACGTGACATCCCTCGCTCTGGAGGAGAGGAATCATTGATTTTAATTTATGATTAAAAGTACAAAAAggctggagaggaagagaaggaggagaaggggaatGGAAAGAATGAGAGAATGAATGAGTCACGATTGCATATAGAGATGGTGAGAAAGTGTGGATGTTGCTCGTCGCCGGCTAGGATGGCTCTTTTTGTTTTGATTATGTCAGCCTGGAGTTATGTTCTTGTCAAGGCCTCATTGTGTAGACAAAACCAAGTCTACCATCTGTCTCACTTTGCAAAACTCATTCAACTACCCTATGTAGTTGCAtgagatgacgcggatgctacaccaaaggactgttttgctatcacagactggaatatgttccgggattcatccaatgtcaTTGAGgcgtataccacctcagtcatcggcttcatcaataagtgcatcgacgacgtcgtccccacagtgaccgtacgtacatatcccaaccagaagccatggattacaggcaacatccacattgagctaaaggctagagctgacagtttcaaggagcgggacactaatccggacgcctataagaaatcccgctatgccctcagacaaaccatcaaacaagcaaagcatcaatacaggattaagattgactcctactacactggctctgacgctcgtcgccaacagatccacagatgatgcaatctcaatcgcactccacaccgccctttctcacctggacaaaaggaacacctatgtgagaatgctgttaatcgactacagctcagcgttcaacaccatagtgcctacgaagctcaccactaagctaaggactctgggactaaacacctccctctgcaactggatcctggacttcctgacaggccgcccccaggtggtaagagtaggcaacaacatgtctgccacgctgatccttcacacagggcccctcaggggtgtgtacttagtcccctcctgtattccctgttcacccatgactgtgtggacaaagacgactccaacaccatcattaagtttactgacgacacaacagtggtaggcctgatcaccaacaacgatagggaggaggtcagagaactggcagtgtggtgccaggacaacaacctctccctcaatgtgagcaagacaaaggagctgatcgtggactacaggaaaaggcgggccgaacaggcccccattaacattgatggggctgtagtggagcgggtcgagagtttcaagttccttggtgtccacatcaccaacgaactatcatggtccaaacataccaagaaagtcgtgaagagggcacgacaaaaccttttccccctcaggagactgaaaagatttagcatgatcctccagatcctcaaaaggttctacagctgcaccatcgagagcatcctgaccggttgcatcaccgcctggtatggcaactgctcggcatctgaccgtaagtcgctacagagggtagtgcgaatgtcccagtacatcactgcggccaagcttcttgccatccaggacctatataacaggtggtgtcagaggaaagcccataaaattgtcagagactccagtcacccaggtgatagactgttttctctgacaccacacggcaagcggtaccagagcgccaagtttaggaccaaaaggctcctcaacagcttctacccccaagccattagactgctgaacaattcataaaatttgccaccggacaatttacattgacaccccccccctccccctcttgtacactgctgctactcgctgtttgtttgttacctatgcatagtcacttcttccccacctacatgtacagattacctcaactagcctgtacccctgcacactcaTTCGGTACCAGtgcaccctgtatatatcctcgttattgttattcttattgtgttacattTTCTTATTACATTTTATATAGcatacttggtaaatattttcttcttcttgaactgcactcttggttaagggcttgtaagtaagcatttccacagtaaagtctacacttgttgtttttgtcacgtggcaaattaagtttgatttgatgtcattatACATCACAGCTGTGGTAAGATGCTACAAAACAGTCCACCCTTACCTTGTAGAGAGAAGCCCAATTTGGCGTTGAGTGTCTTCCGGGTGTTGCCCCCAGCACCCAGCTGAGCCATGCCCAGGATGGTGGCCACGCCGTAGGGTGAGAAGGCCAAGTTAGAGCCCCTGGAGGTCTGGGCCACATGAGAGAAGACCCGCATCCCaaagtctgtctgtttctcctggAGGTTAGAGAGGGCCGCTCCAGAGAGGCTGAGGAGGAACCACACGTACAGGCACAGCATcctggggagaggaaggagggatgagTGGAGTGGTAGACAGCTCTAACAACATTATCTAACGGCAAAGCATCCTGggcaaaggaggaggagagagggttaaagGAATCTAACAACATTGTATACAGGTAAAGCATTCTACGGAGATGGGGAAGATTGAACAAGAACAAAGATAAAGAATCCAAGGAGAGAGggaagcgaggagagagagatttgtgaAATTACAGAGATTCAACAATATTGCATATAGGAAAAtcgggagaggacaggggagaaagaTGAGTCAAATGATAGAAGGATCAAAGAAAGACTGAACAAGAAGATGAAAGATGAAAAGATCTGTCAGATGCATTGCTGCGGTACATACAAGAGTGTTACCTGAGGGGTTACTTAAAACCATAATTGTTAAAATCGTATGTTCTCTACAAATACACAGGTCCGTTTCGGTCTCAGTTGCATAAATTATTTGGCACAGTTTTTGCTTACTAGCCAATCGAATTTAGAACCATTTTAAAAAGCATTCCACAGTGTGTTTATAAATCTGTTTCTTGTTGGGCAACCTTCAAAGATATTTTCTATTCCACCGGACCAGTATAGACATCACAGACAGAGGTATGTACCACACTTCTGGATGGAGGATAGTAAATCAAAATAGTTTATATGGTCATATTCACCAGGCAGCAAATGGAAGAAAACTGACTCAAACAGGGAGGTTCTATGCAGCAAATTGACCAATAAGAAACATCTTTGTTTTCTGTAGCAAAACATTTAGCTATGGTGTctactaatgaatacgaccctggtTCTCAATGGAAAACAAACCATGGCACAGTGACCCTGGCATTGGTTTACTGTGGTACAGACATGGGTGAGACAAAACAAGAGACAAGACCCAGGTGCCAACCTTGGACATGTtggcgtgacacacacacacacacacacacacacagagagacagaaagagatagagagagaggcagacagaaagtGAGTGTGTGGGAGAGAAATAAAAACAGAATTGAACAAGTGTTTATTGGGGTGCAACTTTGCATGCTATTGTCATTTGTTGTTGTCCTATATTTGTTTTcatatatgtaaaaaaaaatatgcatcTTAATTTTTTAATCAGACTGTTTAATTGTATACTTGGACCATAATGCTTCATAATAAAACATATTTGAAACAGAATGGTTCATTTTGCCCTCAAGGCTTTTAGTGCAGCGGTGGTCATTTGAGTTCATACATCTTTAAACACACATTTCTGTTGTATAATTTGAAGATATACAGTGTTTTTTCCCCCAGAAGTTCAGGGTTCAAATATTGACTCATACAACATGTTGTCTGTATGCAACTTGCAGTGCAATTGTTACAACCTCTCAGTTTGTTTAGTGACGCACacagacaatatactgtatgtatccaTTTGGTGATTTGTttcataataataacaacaaatgGAAAACAAGACTAAGTTTGCCTTATGAGCATATTTCCAAGAACTTTAACATTTGCTCTAAAGAATATAATCATAAACGCACTCTTACCTTGAAGTTGAAGTGTTGAAAGATGTAGACGAACTTGATGAAGATTAGCTTGATGTAGCTCTTGAGTTGCTTGAGAGTTGCTGGAATATTAATAGCTCAGTCTCTCAGTGTTTTCCCTGTGAGTTATTAGAGAAGCATCatttgagtgtgagtgtgtgtgtaagagttcTACTGCTTTATATAGCGTAGACTAGCGGCATGGCTCCCTAGGCCCCTCCCTCTTCACTCTAGGCCCCATTCCAGTAGACATGTGCAGAGAGGAAGTTACTTGTGACTATGAGGTCGACATCCCTTACTGCCTAGACAGGCTTCTACTCCCTAGCGAggccgttacacacacacacacacacacacacacacacacactttcgctctctttctcactctggcacacacactcacttatgTCCTCTTTATCACTCTCTACCTCACACAGAGACTCAGGCACATTTTTCTCTTTGTTTCTTTTTGCacttggggagagagagtgagagagagggggggggtaggtTCAGTCATGCTGTTTACTCAGGGGAGTTTGGAGCTCCCATTGTCTGGCAAAGGTCAGGTGGTTCCAATtctacctgtctctgtgtctacTCGTCCATCCCCGCTCTTCCcatgtagttctctctctcttcctctttctctcccttcctctccctctctctcctgtcagagAGGGGTGACACATAAACACAGATCTGACACATCAGAATTCCAAATTTGGTTCTGTAGCTGCCAGCATTCCATGGCCGCGTATTCACaaaatgttcacacacacacaccattgcccCATCGCACCTGCTGTCTATAGTCCTTGTGcttacattatttaccttcagaggtgaatgtatcaaaccagttgccgtgataaaagtgttttgttgctgtgcactctcctcaaaaaatagcatggtattatttcactgtaatagttactgtaaattggacagtgcagttagattaacacaaatttaagctttctgcccatatgagacatgtctatgtcctggaaagtttgctgttacttaAAGCTGTCATGCTAATCACGTCGGTGCACGTTAGCTCAGCCGTCCCGGTATAGGGACACCCATCCTATAGATTaaggtgtgtgcatgcatgtgtgcgtaTTCTTTGACATTTTGCTGagaggcactgtatgtatttccTTTTCTC
This Oncorhynchus clarkii lewisi isolate Uvic-CL-2024 chromosome 21, UVic_Ocla_1.0, whole genome shotgun sequence DNA region includes the following protein-coding sequences:
- the LOC139379382 gene encoding plasminogen activator inhibitor 1 translates to MLCLYVWFLLSLSGAALSNLQEKQTDFGMRVFSHVAQTSRGSNLAFSPYGVATILGMAQLGAGGNTRKTLNAKLGFSLQERGMSRQQRLLQQNLSSEEGVELASGIMVEKKMALEKSFSRGLGKAFQASPHQLDFSRPDQALEFINAWVSDHTAGTIPSFLSSGALTDETRMVLLNALHFQGLWKVPFDPKMTEERLFHCANGSSVPVPMMRLTHRFNYGEFVTSDGVDYDVIEVPYEGESLSMLLVTPFESERPVSVLNSELTTRRLQQWREELRSVKRQLALPKFTLDTEVDLKSTLTSMGLGDMFNLAKADFTRITTEERLCVSKVLQKVKIEVNEKGTKGSAATAAIMFSRMAIEEITLDRPFLFLIQHKSTGAVLFMGQVNQP